In Pirellula sp. SH-Sr6A, the DNA window CACTGCGCCATGCACACCTATCGATCTGCAGATGTTGACGATTGGCGAGCGTTCCTCGGAGTCACCAGTCGCAGACATGATCACCAGAGCGAGTACCCCGTAACCGTCACAGCGCCGGATCATCCCACGATGAAAGACATTCCGAAGGATGGATATCGATCTGCCAAGGATGAGCTCTACATCATTGAAAAGGTATGGCCTACTACGAAAGTCTTAGCGACTTCTAAAAGTGAAAAAGATGGGAAGGAGCATCCCGTTTATTGGGCCAATCAGTATGGCGACGCTCGCGTTTTCGGAACCACGTACGGCCATTCCAATGAAACATTTTCGGATCCTGTTTTCTTGGCCACCATCGTCAACGGCATTCGCTGGGCAGCGGGAAAATGAACGCTGGAGCCGAATGACTCGCTGGGTCGCCAGGAGGAGTTCGATTGGGATTTTCCAACGAATCAGCAGAGCCTAGGCAGCGGCAGAAGCCCTTTCGGTTTCAGCGATGGATTGCGTTCGCGGTGTGTTGGGCTGTGTTGATTTGGTCCGGTTTAAATCTTTTTCGGCGATGGGCTGAGGAATGGTCCCTGTCTTACAGTCGGGTGGGGTTTGTACCGTACGGATACCATGAGTCGGAGTTTGCACCGGATGGAAGCCGGCTAGTGATCGGCTTTCAGAAGCAAAGTCGTGTCCTTGAGCTTTCCAATGGCGAGGTGCTGTCGGAACTAGAGCAATACGACGGACAAGGCCTAGCGGGTTACTCATCGCAGGGCATGATCATCAGTGGATTTTCTCGCGACGCGACGAACGTTGCGCAAGCGGTTATTTGGAACGATGGCGACGGGAAGAAGATTGGGAGCATCAGCATCCAAGCAGAGGATTGCTTTCCGATCTTCTCACCCGACGGCGAAAAGATCGTTGTGGTATTCGATCAAGGGCTGGCTATTTGGGATTCAATAAGTTTCGTGCAGCGGGGTCGAATCGCAATCGATTGGCCGGAGCAAGCTTGGTTACCCGGGCGGCTGGCATGGAATCCGAGAAACCAAGAGTTAACGGTCATCGACGATAGCGGAAAGCTGCTTAGAGTCGATTGGGATCGGGGGATCGCAGAACCATTTCTGGCAGCACAGGAGATAAGAGCGAAATGGGCTCGATGGTCCAGTGACGGGACAAAGTTGCTCACCCTCAACGAGGGAGGGCTATCTCTTTCGGTATGGGAACTTCAATCCGGGAGGATGGTAACAACCATCTCGGGAGGCCCCTTCTCCCAAGCCGCATTTTCACCCGACGGAGAGAGTATTGTTACTTCGTCCCCGGGAGATGTTACTTTTCAAGAGAGAACAGCTGCGCCCTCCGTTTGGGATCGTCGCACGAAAATCTGGGACTCCACGACAGGAACACTGCTTGTGAATCTAGAGACCGTTGGGTTCGCTCAGTTGTCTCCAAACTGGGAATATCTCCTGGAAACAGACCCTGAAGGTTTGCGGTTAGCAAAATGGAATGGTTCCCGTTCGCAAAGGTTCCCCGGGTGGTTCGATGGACATGGGTGCACCTGCACCTTTGGTCCGAGCAATCGATTTATGGCGTCGGTCAATGGGAGTGGACGTGTTGCGGTTTGGGAGCGTCGAGATCTCTCGAATTTTTGGAGAGACTGTCTGACGAGTCTTCCTTTTTGGCTAGCCCTTTCGGCAACCCTCGTTCTGTCGGCAACCTTCGTTCTATCAAGAATCGGCTTCTCTCGAGAAGCGTCTTCCTAGCTAGATCCAGCCCCAAGATCCAGCCCCCCCATCCAAGCCCCCTCCATCCAGCAACCACATCTCCTCTACCCCCATCCACCAGGGACACTCACCAATAACAGGCACCAATAACAGGGACACTCACCAACAACTGGGGACACTCACCAACAACTGGGGACACTCACCAACAACTGGGGACACTCACCATTTTTTGACACAAGACACTGGGAGACACTGGGGGTGGGAAGTGGGGAGTGGCCCCCCGAAGGTGGGGGCGAGAGGGGGTGGTTCGAGGGGAATGGGGGCCGAGGGGCGGTCAAAGACGGGTTTTTGGACCGTTTGACTCTCGAGGCGCGCAGCGGCGAACCCAGTGCCGCTCCAAGGGTCACTCTCAAAGAAGAAGATGCTCGCGGCCTGTACGGCTACAAGCTCTTAAGAAGGTCGCTGGAATCGCGGACAGTAGATCTGCCGCTGGGTGACCAGCGTTCGAGCCTCCTTCATACTGCGCACACTTCCAGCCGCCAATGAGAACATTCGACTGAAATGGGTCGTGTAGTCGATCCAACGCTCGGGATCCAATCCCAACCGCTCCAACACCGGAGGCACCTCCTCGGGTGTAAACCCTTTCTTGCCTTCCCGGATAATCCTCGCCGTCGCATCCAATAGCTGGATATAGTTCATCGATGACAACGGTACCACGCCCTTGTCACTGCAACGCTTCTTCGTCTTGCTCGGTTTGCTCCCCTGGCTTCCTCTCTCATCGATCAGCTCTATCGGGGCTAAATACGCGTCTGGTAACAGACGCTGTGGCAAGGCAGGATCTTCGCTGGGCGCTGGGGACTGCGGCGATTCCGTTTGAGTTCCCTCCGGGGGCGGTTCTGACTTGGCGAGCTCCTGCTTCAGGGCTGCGAACCGCTGGGCTACCGACGTGTACTGGGATGCCTCGAGCGTCTGGGCTACCTGGGCGCGGATGGGATTCAAATCCACATAGCTCACGCAGGCCAAGATGGCTTCGTCATCGAGCAACCGCACCGCCTTGAACCGGCCATTGAAGAGACGGCCCGTCTCTTGGAGCTCCAGGTTGGCGCGCTTGGCGACTCGCTGGCAAAGGATGCGCATCCACCACGAGATATCGCTGAGCCGCAATCGGATCTCTTTCAACTTCTCGGGCTTGGTGCGGATCGCATCGAGCTCCTTTTCGTTGGGCTCCGCTGGAGTCTTGTCTTTGTTCTTCCTCTTGGGACACATCAACATCCAGCGCCTGGCCACTTCGGTATCGTCCCACTCTTGGACAATGTCGGGGCGAGACCGCAAGACCGAGTGGAAGTGGTTGCTCATGATGGCATGACCTAGGACGTCGATGCCAAAGTACTGGGCTTGCTCCTCGATCTGCTTGGTGATCCAGAGACCGCGATGGCTGTGATCTTTGCGGGTGAGAGCATCATCGCCGAGCAAGAAGTACTTGCGAACAATGGTGGCGATGGTGTGGACCGTAGCGACTTCGTCGGGACGGTAGATATCGGCGCGGGCGCTGCGCATGATCTGAATTCCTTGGGCGAAAGGGAAAACATCGGCAAAACAAGGGACGATTCGTTCGGGTTGCCGGGCACGATCCTGTGCATAGAAGTGATTGGAGCGTCTCGAGACCCCAGATACAAGAGTGGGGAAGGGGGCGCCAAAAAGAAATTAGGATACAATGAGGCTCATGCGATTGCAGATTTCTCACCCCGAGGAAGAATCATGCCCGATGATTTTGTCACGAAATCTTTGTTCGACTCTGACGAATTGGTCCCGCCGCAAGGAACCGACGGCCCGTGCTTCGACGACACCGATGCCCCTCCGTTTGAAGTCGCGATACCTCCTATTCGCCTTGTTCCGAAGGAAGATCGCGAACCTTATCTACGACTCGCTCTTATCGGTGGGGTAGGGCCTCGCACGTTGGCCGCATTGGTGCATCATTTTGGTTCCGCGCGCGAAGTCGCCAACGCGACGCTCAAAGATTTGGGAAAGGTCAGCGGAATCGGACCCAAACTTTCCACATTGATCCGAGAAGGCACACAAAGCGACCTGCTTGAACTTGTCCAACAACATTGCATCGAACATTCCGTGCAGATCCTCGTTCCCGGTGATTGCCAATTTCCTCGTATGCTGCTGGAGTTGGAAAACCCTCCCCTCTTTCTCATGTTCCGAGGCAAGCTGCAGACCAACGACTCGCTTGCTATCGCCATGGTCGGAACTCGTCATTGCACCAGCTACGGTGCCACCATGGCCGAACGGATTGCCAAATCGCTTGCTCGCCAAGGCCTCACTATCGTCAGCGGACTTGCTCGCGGCATTGACGCGATATGCCATCGCGCCGCGATGGAGGTTGGTGGGCGAACGATCGGCGTACTGGGTAGCAGTGTGACCGAGGTCTATCCACCCGAACATGATGTGCTCGCAGAAGAAATTACATCTCACGGCGCCATCCTCAGTGAGACTCACCCATTTTCGAAACCCAAGGCAGGTGTCTTCCCTCAACGAAATCGAATCATCAGCGGATTGAGCTTAGGCGTGATCGTCATTGAAGCGGCCGATCGATCGGGTTCCTTGATCACAGCCCAGCATGCCGGGGAACAAGGTCGCGATGTCTTCGCTGTTCCCGGCGCCGTTACCTCACGAATGTCCCGCGGCTGCAATCGTCTCATTCGAGATGGAGCCATTCTTATACAAGATGCCGACGATATCCTCGAACATCTTGGTCCCCTCGTTGAAGGTATTGAGTTGGAGAATGGTGCGAGAGTGTCGCACCCAGCAGAGCTGCAGCTAAACGAAATCGAGCAAAGCGTACTGCAATGCATCGAATCGCTCCCTACGGATATCGATTCCGTCGTATTGAAATCAGGATTACCCGTGTCCCGCGTACTCAGTACACTGAGCGTCTTGCAAATGAAGGGACTGATCAAACGGCCTTCGAGTAGAACTGTTTCGCGCTAGTGGGATATATCGAGATGAAATTCGGAATCGTGGGTACCGGAGCTTTGGGAGGATTCTACGGAGGACTTCTTGCAAAGATCGGTCAGGAAGTCCATTTCCTACTCCACTCCGATGTCGACTTTGTTCGGGAGTATGGTCTACGCGTGGATAGTAAACTCGGGGACTTTCATATCCCCAAGGTCAATGCCTACAGCAGTCCCGAAGAAATGCCCAAGTGCGATTGCATCATTATCGCTCTGAAGAGCACGCAAAATCACCTGCTCGAAAAACT includes these proteins:
- a CDS encoding ThuA domain-containing protein, translating into MNLKIPTVVALVSVLFQAASPAQCQSPDERSASKPIQVLLITGGCCHDYDFQTKAMQLAAKDKSLPVNWTVVNQGGKGTKAMIDFYKNPKWYEGFDVVIHNECFADTDDPEYIRGITKPHREGVNALVIHCAMHTYRSADVDDWRAFLGVTSRRHDHQSEYPVTVTAPDHPTMKDIPKDGYRSAKDELYIIEKVWPTTKVLATSKSEKDGKEHPVYWANQYGDARVFGTTYGHSNETFSDPVFLATIVNGIRWAAGK
- a CDS encoding WD40 repeat domain-containing protein, with product MGFSNESAEPRQRQKPFRFQRWIAFAVCWAVLIWSGLNLFRRWAEEWSLSYSRVGFVPYGYHESEFAPDGSRLVIGFQKQSRVLELSNGEVLSELEQYDGQGLAGYSSQGMIISGFSRDATNVAQAVIWNDGDGKKIGSISIQAEDCFPIFSPDGEKIVVVFDQGLAIWDSISFVQRGRIAIDWPEQAWLPGRLAWNPRNQELTVIDDSGKLLRVDWDRGIAEPFLAAQEIRAKWARWSSDGTKLLTLNEGGLSLSVWELQSGRMVTTISGGPFSQAAFSPDGESIVTSSPGDVTFQERTAAPSVWDRRTKIWDSTTGTLLVNLETVGFAQLSPNWEYLLETDPEGLRLAKWNGSRSQRFPGWFDGHGCTCTFGPSNRFMASVNGSGRVAVWERRDLSNFWRDCLTSLPFWLALSATLVLSATFVLSRIGFSREASS
- the dprA gene encoding DNA-processing protein DprA; protein product: MPDDFVTKSLFDSDELVPPQGTDGPCFDDTDAPPFEVAIPPIRLVPKEDREPYLRLALIGGVGPRTLAALVHHFGSAREVANATLKDLGKVSGIGPKLSTLIREGTQSDLLELVQQHCIEHSVQILVPGDCQFPRMLLELENPPLFLMFRGKLQTNDSLAIAMVGTRHCTSYGATMAERIAKSLARQGLTIVSGLARGIDAICHRAAMEVGGRTIGVLGSSVTEVYPPEHDVLAEEITSHGAILSETHPFSKPKAGVFPQRNRIISGLSLGVIVIEAADRSGSLITAQHAGEQGRDVFAVPGAVTSRMSRGCNRLIRDGAILIQDADDILEHLGPLVEGIELENGARVSHPAELQLNEIEQSVLQCIESLPTDIDSVVLKSGLPVSRVLSTLSVLQMKGLIKRPSSRTVSR